A genomic stretch from uncultured Pseudodesulfovibrio sp. includes:
- a CDS encoding phage regulatory CII family protein: MDKPLSEFVHDVVIDSKKSDLLSAMVGKSRNTLLNELNPENLSNKAGMDLLLPVMEKCDPEDRIMHGLAGARGGVFLRLPEMKGADGARRQFMQAMGELGALARSYEHATSEDGPGGAAVRMDELEKFEAQAQAALTGLQGAIVACRAELRLTKE; the protein is encoded by the coding sequence ATGGACAAGCCCCTTTCAGAATTCGTTCACGACGTGGTCATCGACTCCAAGAAGTCGGACCTGTTGTCCGCCATGGTAGGTAAGTCGCGCAATACCCTGCTCAACGAGCTGAACCCGGAGAACCTGAGCAACAAGGCGGGCATGGACCTGCTGCTACCGGTGATGGAGAAGTGCGACCCCGAGGACAGGATCATGCACGGACTGGCCGGTGCCAGAGGGGGCGTGTTCCTGCGTTTGCCCGAGATGAAAGGCGCGGACGGGGCGCGGCGGCAGTTCATGCAAGCCATGGGCGAGCTGGGGGCCCTGGCCAGGAGCTACGAGCATGCCACATCCGAAGACGGTCCGGGCGGGGCTGCCGTGCGAATGGACGAGTTGGAGAAATTTGAAGCCCAGGCCCAGGCCGCACTGACCGGGCTCCAGGGGGCCATTGTGGCCTGTCGGGCCGAGCTGCGGCTGACCAAGGAGTAA